Proteins encoded together in one Candidatus Neomarinimicrobiota bacterium window:
- the rplX gene encoding 50S ribosomal protein L24: protein MHIKTGMIVKVIRGNSKGLEGKVLHVFPKRQRALVEGINFIKRHTRPSQQNQKGGIIEKEAPIHISNLMVVHGGSPTRIGYKKLEDGSKVRIAKNTGAEIDS, encoded by the coding sequence ATGCATATTAAAACTGGCATGATCGTCAAAGTAATTCGCGGCAATAGTAAAGGACTTGAAGGAAAAGTACTCCATGTCTTTCCAAAGCGACAGCGCGCTTTGGTTGAAGGTATTAATTTTATTAAACGCCACACTCGTCCGAGTCAGCAAAATCAAAAAGGTGGAATTATTGAAAAGGAAGCTCCAATTCATATTTCAAATTTGATGGTTGTACACGGTGGTAGTCCGACTCGCATTGGATATAAAAAACTTGAAGATGGGTCGAAAGTTCGGATCGCCAAAAACACTGGCGCAGAAATAGATTCCTAA
- the rplN gene encoding 50S ribosomal protein L14 yields the protein MVQQETRLKVADNSGAKEVLCFKVLGGSKRRYASLGDQIVVTVKKAIPDGMVKKGEVSRAVVVRTRKEVRRPDGSYIRFDDNAAVLLTSTGDPRGTRIFGPVARELRDGGYMRIVSMAPEVI from the coding sequence ATGGTACAACAAGAAACAAGATTAAAAGTGGCAGATAATTCCGGAGCAAAGGAAGTGCTTTGCTTCAAAGTTTTGGGAGGTTCTAAACGCCGATATGCATCTTTGGGAGATCAGATTGTGGTTACAGTGAAAAAAGCAATTCCCGACGGAATGGTTAAAAAAGGCGAAGTCAGCCGCGCCGTGGTGGTTCGCACTAGAAAAGAAGTGCGTCGTCCAGATGGTTCTTATATTCGGTTTGATGATAATGCTGCCGTTTTGCTAACCAGCACCGGTGATCCAAGAGGAACCCGAATTTTTGGTCCCGTCGCCAGAGAATTGCGTGACGGTGGTTATATGCGAATTGTTTCAATGGCGCCGGAGGTCATATAA
- the rpsQ gene encoding 30S ribosomal protein S17: MIKARKRQSLVGEVVSDKMDKTVVVKVTRQVKHPIYKKYIKRFKKHKAHAGSVTPKMGDMVKITSTRPLSKTIRWQVSEIIRESVLINE, from the coding sequence ATGATTAAAGCACGCAAAAGGCAATCCCTTGTTGGTGAAGTTGTGAGCGATAAAATGGATAAAACTGTTGTTGTGAAAGTTACACGGCAGGTGAAACATCCTATTTATAAAAAATATATTAAACGATTTAAAAAACATAAAGCGCATGCCGGATCTGTGACACCCAAAATGGGTGATATGGTAAAAATTACCTCAACTCGGCCTTTGAGTAAAACAATCCGATGGCAAGTAAGTGAAATTATCAGGGAATCGGTATTGATTAACGAATAA
- the rpmC gene encoding 50S ribosomal protein L29, giving the protein MKRSEIIGMNRMELKSRLQDNTEALRNLRFQKAMHQLENPLQLRYLRREIAQINTVLKELELKIRSSGEAKNSND; this is encoded by the coding sequence ATGAAGCGTAGCGAGATTATAGGTATGAATCGGATGGAATTAAAATCTAGACTTCAAGATAATACAGAGGCGCTACGGAATTTACGATTTCAAAAAGCGATGCATCAGTTAGAGAATCCGCTTCAACTCAGATATTTAAGACGAGAAATCGCACAGATTAATACAGTGTTAAAAGAATTGGAATTAAAAATAAGATCCAGCGGAGAGGCGAAAAACTCAAATGATTAA